Genomic DNA from Microbacterium neungamense:
ACCATCTCGCCGTCGCGCAGCTCGATCACGCGACGCTGCATCTGGTCGACGAAACCGGCCTCGTGCGTGGCCATCACCACGGTCGTGCCGCCCGCGTTGATGCGGGTGAGCAGCTGCATGATGCCGACGGAGGTCGCCGGGTCCAGGTTCCCGGTCGGCTCGTCGGCGAGCAGCACCTGCGGCCGGTTCACGATGGCACGGGCGATCGCGACGCGCTGCTGCTCGCCGCCGGACAGCTCGTGCGGCATCCGCTTGCCCTTGCCCTCGAGGCCGACGAGCTCGAGCGCCTCGGGGACGGCCTGCTGGATGAACCCGCGGGACGCGCCGATCACCTGAAGCGAGAACGCCACGTTCTGGTACACGGTCTTGGACGAGAGCAGCCGGAAGTCCTGGAACACCGACCCGATGTGGCGCCGGAAATAGGGCACCTTGCGGTTCGCGAGGGCCCGCAGGTCGCGGCCGAGGACGGCGACGCGGCCGGAGGTGGGCACCTCCTCCCGCAGGATCAGGCGCAGGCAGGTGGACTTCCCCGACCCGGAGGCGCCGATGAGGAAGACGAACTCCCCGCGCTCGACCTCGAAGTCGACGCCCGCGAGCGCCGGTCGTCTGGTGCCGCGGTAGCGTTTGGTGACGTTCTCGAACCGGATCATGGCCATTCGAGCCTAAGCGCGCTCCGCCCGTGGCGGATCAGCGACACTCCCCGCGCGGGATGGGCAGGGCTCCACATCGTGCGGCGTCGCCGGTGACTGCTATACAGGTTATTGCGCGATCGCGCCGTGACGGGGGTCGCTCATGCGACGCGAGCAGGAGGAGGGTGCCATGAGCGTTCCGGCGGGATGGTACGACGACGGATCAGGACGCCAGCGCTGGTGGGATGGCACGCAGTGGACGGAGCACTTCGCCCCCGAGCAGCCGCAGACCCAGGAGGCGCAGACTCCGCAGGCGCAGCCGGCCTCCGAGTCGGCCGAGGCCGCAGCGTCCGCCGAGTCCGCCGAGTCTGC
This window encodes:
- the ftsE gene encoding cell division ATP-binding protein FtsE; the protein is MIRFENVTKRYRGTRRPALAGVDFEVERGEFVFLIGASGSGKSTCLRLILREEVPTSGRVAVLGRDLRALANRKVPYFRRHIGSVFQDFRLLSSKTVYQNVAFSLQVIGASRGFIQQAVPEALELVGLEGKGKRMPHELSGGEQQRVAIARAIVNRPQVLLADEPTGNLDPATSVGIMQLLTRINAGGTTVVMATHEAGFVDQMQRRVIELRDGEMVRDESGGGYGDTSNIPRLTPEAVRGAAAAAALTAVKEVQRETASIQPIQAPDAGDAAPRPARTDAEPARTPGAAPAPSPAPAAPPAPEPGTPSAPEPPRPRTGPRTHPIVLPEVEVAELGVADRLGLSDSDDEEVGPTS